From Deltaproteobacteria bacterium, the proteins below share one genomic window:
- a CDS encoding PIN domain nuclease, with amino-acid sequence MADRILIDTNILLYAYDRAEPVKQPKALAVLDRLITWRIGALTPQVLVEFFVNATRRLDPPLTVEDAYERIQNYLMSCEVIDVTGPIVLEAVRGVCTYKMSYWDAQIWASARLYQIPVIFSEDFDAGAVVEGVRFVNPFAEDFNLENWK; translated from the coding sequence ATGGCCGATAGGATCTTGATAGACACAAATATATTGCTGTACGCCTATGACAGGGCCGAGCCGGTAAAACAACCGAAGGCATTGGCGGTTCTGGATCGCCTTATTACATGGCGCATCGGAGCTCTTACCCCACAGGTACTGGTCGAATTTTTTGTAAATGCCACACGCAGGCTTGATCCTCCGCTTACTGTGGAAGATGCCTACGAACGGATTCAGAATTACCTCATGTCTTGTGAGGTAATAGATGTAACGGGGCCGATCGTGTTGGAGGCCGTGCGTGGCGTTTGCACATACAAGATGTCCTATTGGGATGCTCAAATCTGGGCGTCAGCGAGATTGTATCAGATTCCGGTAATTTTCAGTGAAGATTTCGATGCGGGAGCCGTCGTTGAAGGAGTCCGTTTTGTGAACCCCTTTGCTGAAGACTTCAATCTGGAAAATTGGAAATAG